A single genomic interval of Granulicella tundricola MP5ACTX9 harbors:
- a CDS encoding TonB-dependent receptor, translating into MCECAEYKGICGAVVGVESIRIGLIRVQKTRTTSFPSNQPFLIFFDLLLIRFDLKRSCLPAEFAFLEFVLNARYLAPHTLLLSVALAVPGTCAWAQAAGTGTIQGTVTDKSGAVVPNAKVTAVSQDTGRTAAQQTSSAGTYVLPALPPGDYSVTVELKGFSPVHQEHVIVNAISVVGLDLSLQAGGAGETVTVTATPSDLNTENGALDTTIPNSTYTALPVAMNGGPKSPLGFLSLVPGVASGDFGVENINGGSSNSSYLYINGLPLTTSEMQGDARNVNGATSTEVIDQFQIISSGVPAYYAGQGITNLVTKSGSNQLHGHVYENIRNTAFDAAGYFSTVTPVEHQNEYGGSLGGALVKDRFFFFGNLDRFKISNGNPPIFYNLPTAAERSGDFSALSVPIYDPASTVCNNGVCTRTAFSGNVIPAARLSSISRQLQSYLPATQNNAIQNNFASSLEGGTTQNMYLGKLDGAINSRQHAFALFQYGKNSPIGLPPNGGPQLPLPYTSSRTALEVIWLGQVGHTWTITPHVINVFGAQFNRFNTPFTSPTNGGGYLGKAGLTGLPSGAPSDNFPSVNFLGPNAPTLWASNNNTENSNTVANSFVYQDNLQWVRGRHSMTFGGQIIAQQEQQTIPNFLSGFNFSNNETAGFAAVNGVSSIDATTGNAYASYLLGAVDNAALYDTSVAETGARYRDYAVYAQDDWKITQRLTVNVGLRYIIAKPFVESENRNSWFNPALPNAAVSNYPGAVQFAGNGTDSCHCSTQVDTHYLTFDPRVGFAFSVTPKTVVRGSFTINHFNAGALGGNAQSQGTGLLGYVAQPSPNTPDSGITPAFNWATGFPAYAKPPIFDPTLNAGYNSTTGATGGNVTYNRPDTAARSPYTENWNLTVEQAFTPSLTLQISYAGSQSHFIPINGGVGIYSDQLDPKYMVLGGLLQQSLSPAVLAQAQTIVPTAKVPYANFVGTLGQALRPFPQYNSIYDPFADFGNASYHSLQTRLQQRTSHGLYFLASYTWSKSINNTGAVIAGAEAAPRSAYNLRQERAVAVEDIPQILSIATVYRLPFGRGQAFANSGIANAILGGWSISGIVQYQSGTPLGPILASCLVPYTGGCYADYGKGLTARINGAYGSGGSPSTTAYINRSAFADPASFTFGNTPRTLAFGLRNPWSLDEDVTVGRDLRITDRWKVRVQADAFNVFNRTVFGGIQTNIDSTNFGAVTLQSNSPRKLQLEGSISF; encoded by the coding sequence ATGTGCGAGTGTGCGGAGTACAAGGGCATTTGCGGAGCCGTGGTTGGCGTTGAATCAATCCGTATAGGATTGATTCGCGTCCAGAAAACCCGAACGACCTCCTTCCCATCCAACCAACCGTTCCTGATTTTTTTCGACTTACTCCTGATTCGCTTCGATCTCAAGAGATCCTGTCTGCCAGCGGAATTTGCATTCCTGGAGTTTGTCCTGAACGCACGATACCTTGCTCCACATACCCTCCTTCTCTCTGTTGCGCTGGCGGTCCCGGGGACCTGCGCATGGGCTCAGGCAGCCGGCACGGGCACAATCCAGGGGACTGTCACGGACAAGTCCGGCGCGGTTGTTCCCAATGCCAAAGTCACAGCGGTCTCCCAGGACACGGGCCGGACCGCTGCACAGCAGACCTCCTCAGCAGGCACGTATGTTCTGCCGGCGCTGCCTCCTGGCGATTACAGCGTCACGGTTGAGCTTAAGGGCTTCAGTCCGGTGCATCAGGAGCACGTCATCGTCAACGCCATCAGCGTGGTCGGTCTCGATCTTTCGCTGCAGGCTGGGGGAGCCGGCGAAACTGTGACTGTCACGGCGACGCCATCAGACCTCAACACTGAGAACGGTGCTCTCGACACTACGATCCCAAACTCCACGTACACGGCTCTGCCGGTCGCGATGAACGGCGGACCGAAGAGTCCGCTGGGCTTTCTCTCGCTGGTTCCAGGCGTGGCCTCCGGTGATTTTGGAGTGGAGAACATCAATGGCGGCAGCTCCAACTCTTCTTATCTCTATATCAACGGACTGCCGCTGACGACCTCAGAGATGCAGGGTGATGCCCGTAACGTCAACGGCGCCACCTCCACCGAGGTCATCGATCAGTTTCAGATCATCTCCAGTGGCGTACCTGCGTATTACGCAGGGCAGGGCATCACGAATCTCGTGACCAAGTCCGGCTCAAACCAACTGCACGGTCATGTGTATGAAAATATCCGTAACACCGCGTTTGATGCGGCCGGATACTTTTCAACCGTTACCCCTGTGGAGCACCAGAACGAGTACGGCGGTTCCCTGGGCGGTGCGCTGGTGAAGGATCGTTTCTTCTTCTTTGGCAATCTCGATCGCTTCAAGATCTCAAATGGCAATCCGCCCATTTTTTATAATCTCCCGACCGCGGCTGAACGGTCAGGCGACTTCAGCGCGCTGAGCGTTCCCATCTACGATCCGGCTTCGACGGTCTGCAACAACGGGGTCTGTACTCGAACGGCGTTTTCCGGAAACGTGATTCCGGCGGCGCGTCTTTCTTCCATCTCCCGGCAACTGCAGTCTTACCTGCCCGCCACGCAGAACAACGCGATTCAGAATAACTTTGCGAGCTCTCTGGAAGGCGGCACGACTCAGAATATGTACCTTGGCAAGCTGGATGGGGCGATCAACTCCAGGCAGCACGCCTTTGCGCTGTTTCAATATGGCAAGAACTCACCGATCGGTCTGCCGCCCAATGGCGGGCCACAATTGCCTCTGCCGTATACCAGCAGCCGCACGGCTCTGGAGGTGATCTGGCTCGGCCAGGTTGGCCATACCTGGACCATCACGCCGCACGTCATCAATGTGTTTGGTGCGCAGTTCAACCGCTTCAATACGCCTTTTACCTCTCCGACCAATGGTGGGGGATATCTCGGCAAAGCGGGGCTGACTGGCCTGCCGAGCGGCGCTCCTTCCGATAACTTTCCGTCGGTCAATTTCCTGGGCCCCAATGCACCTACTTTGTGGGCGAGCAATAACAACACCGAGAACTCGAACACCGTTGCGAACAGCTTTGTCTATCAGGACAACCTGCAGTGGGTTCGAGGCAGGCACTCCATGACCTTCGGCGGCCAGATCATTGCGCAGCAGGAGCAGCAGACTATTCCGAATTTTTTAAGCGGCTTCAACTTCAGCAATAACGAGACGGCTGGCTTTGCCGCTGTCAATGGCGTGTCCTCGATCGATGCGACGACGGGAAACGCATACGCCAGCTATCTGCTGGGGGCCGTGGACAACGCCGCTCTCTATGACACCTCGGTCGCAGAGACCGGCGCGCGGTATCGCGATTATGCCGTCTATGCACAAGATGATTGGAAGATCACGCAACGGCTGACGGTCAACGTCGGTTTGCGCTATATCATCGCCAAGCCGTTCGTTGAATCTGAAAATCGTAACTCGTGGTTCAATCCCGCTCTGCCGAATGCTGCTGTCAGTAATTATCCCGGCGCGGTTCAGTTCGCGGGGAACGGGACCGATAGTTGCCACTGCAGCACGCAGGTGGATACGCACTACCTTACGTTCGATCCGCGCGTTGGGTTTGCTTTTTCGGTTACGCCGAAGACGGTGGTACGCGGCTCGTTTACGATCAACCACTTCAATGCGGGTGCCCTTGGGGGTAACGCGCAGTCGCAGGGAACCGGGTTGCTGGGGTATGTCGCTCAACCCTCACCCAATACACCGGACTCCGGCATCACGCCGGCGTTCAACTGGGCGACTGGCTTCCCTGCGTATGCCAAGCCGCCGATCTTCGATCCCACCCTCAATGCTGGCTACAACAGCACGACCGGCGCTACTGGCGGAAATGTTACGTACAATCGACCCGATACGGCTGCTCGGTCCCCCTACACGGAGAACTGGAACCTTACGGTTGAGCAGGCCTTTACGCCTTCGCTCACGCTTCAGATCTCATATGCAGGGAGCCAGTCGCACTTTATCCCAATCAACGGTGGTGTTGGCATCTACTCTGACCAACTGGACCCGAAGTACATGGTTCTGGGTGGACTGCTGCAACAGTCCCTCAGTCCTGCCGTTCTTGCACAGGCGCAGACAATCGTCCCGACTGCCAAAGTTCCTTATGCGAACTTTGTGGGGACGCTTGGTCAGGCGCTTCGGCCCTTCCCGCAGTACAACAGCATCTACGACCCGTTTGCGGACTTTGGGAACGCCAGCTATCACAGCCTGCAGACGCGCCTGCAGCAGCGTACGTCACACGGGCTTTACTTCCTTGCTTCCTATACCTGGAGCAAGTCCATCAACAATACCGGTGCCGTCATCGCTGGTGCGGAGGCCGCTCCGCGCTCCGCTTATAACTTACGGCAGGAACGTGCGGTCGCTGTGGAGGACATTCCTCAGATTCTGTCGATCGCTACTGTGTATCGTCTGCCCTTCGGTCGCGGGCAGGCGTTTGCTAACAGCGGCATCGCGAATGCCATCCTGGGTGGCTGGAGCATCTCCGGCATTGTGCAGTACCAGTCCGGCACGCCGCTCGGTCCTATCCTTGCGTCCTGCCTGGTGCCCTATACCGGCGGATGTTACGCCGACTATGGCAAAGGACTGACGGCGCGCATCAACGGGGCGTACGGGAGTGGCGGTAGTCCCAGCACAACTGCTTATATCAATCGAAGTGCATTTGCGGACCCTGCCAGCTTCACGTTCGGCAATACGCCGCGTACGCTTGCCTTCGGACTGCGCAATCCGTGGAGCCTCGACGAGGATGTCACCGTTGGACGGGATCTGCGTATTACCGATCGCTGGAAGGTTCGTGTCCAGGCGGACGCCTTCAACGTCTTCAATCGGACTGTCTTTGGCGGCATTCAGACGAATATCGATAGTACGAACTTCGGTGCGGTCACTTTGCAGTCAAACTCGCCACGCAAACTTCAGTTGGAGGGGTCTATCAGCTTTTGA
- a CDS encoding TetR/AcrR family transcriptional regulator, whose protein sequence is MGSPAQEADLPEPAKVKKSEETRTRILEAALAIFKERGFEKATMREIATEAGVAVGAAYYYFDSKDALVMAFYERSQMEMHPSMEAGLDRARTLEARLRVIISTKFDYFAPNRRLLAALSAHTDPEHPLSPFSAETVAIREQDIASFERAVSESGVKLPATTAPYLGRLLWMYQMGLILFWVYDKSESQSRTALLYEKTLKMLLVTLKLAGIPLLRPLHRLAGELLAVIYDA, encoded by the coding sequence ATGGGATCACCCGCCCAAGAGGCAGACTTGCCGGAGCCAGCCAAAGTCAAAAAATCCGAGGAAACCCGCACCCGCATCCTTGAGGCTGCGCTCGCTATCTTCAAGGAGCGCGGCTTTGAGAAGGCCACTATGCGCGAGATTGCGACCGAAGCCGGGGTGGCTGTGGGCGCGGCGTACTACTACTTCGACTCCAAGGATGCGCTGGTCATGGCCTTCTACGAGCGCTCCCAGATGGAGATGCATCCCAGCATGGAGGCGGGTCTCGACCGCGCGCGCACGCTGGAGGCCCGGCTCCGCGTCATCATCTCGACCAAGTTCGACTACTTCGCGCCCAATCGCCGGCTGCTTGCCGCGCTCAGCGCCCACACTGATCCGGAGCATCCGCTCAGTCCCTTCTCCGCTGAGACCGTCGCCATTCGGGAGCAGGACATTGCGAGCTTCGAGCGTGCCGTCTCGGAGTCCGGCGTAAAACTTCCTGCCACGACCGCGCCCTATCTCGGGCGGCTTCTCTGGATGTACCAGATGGGGCTCATCCTCTTCTGGGTGTACGACAAGAGCGAATCCCAGTCGCGTACTGCGCTGCTCTATGAGAAGACCCTCAAGATGCTGCTCGTCACGCTGAAGCTGGCCGGGATTCCTCTCCTGCGGCCACTCCACCGACTGGCTGGGGAGCTGCTCGCCGTCATCTACGACGCGTGA
- the dacB gene encoding D-alanyl-D-alanine carboxypeptidase/D-alanyl-D-alanine endopeptidase, translated as MPARAVALLFTLATIAHAQAPLCDRIRALTQDPTVAAAHWGVQVATLDGTPLCGVNEAQLFRPASNAKIFTTAAALALLGPNATVETEVLSHGVFTGKEHLDGSLYLFGNGDANLSGRRVPYAPGTDEALPPLHSLDDLAAQVARTGLRSVTGDVIAIGDHFGNEPYPNGWSQDDILWGYGAPVSALDINDNEIKLTITPATELSSRATIEMTPALRYYTLSNDVMTTDTGSATSIAIERTPGSRLLHLYGHIALKASPETDHVAIEDPPAYAAMALKQALERQGILIDGHAIAEHVTSQDPRGFREVSRQPLDLPAMMSLGRGVASGLSPCPDPCDPAKISTNTLLGSLTSSTLLEDVILTNKSSINLHAEILLRRLGDRISLPGTFAEGARVVRQFLIDRGISADDVTLYDGSGLSTYDLVTPRSIIKLLAYGAAQPWGPAWKSSFPVGGVDGTLSARFTGPLKGRVFAKTGTLGESRALSGYLIAASGKTLIFSILVDNHLPGSADRVAMDKIVAAIAAGN; from the coding sequence ATGCCCGCTCGCGCTGTAGCCCTCCTCTTCACCCTCGCGACCATCGCGCACGCCCAGGCGCCCCTCTGCGACCGCATCCGCGCCCTCACCCAGGACCCCACCGTCGCCGCCGCCCACTGGGGCGTGCAGGTCGCCACGCTCGACGGCACCCCGCTCTGCGGCGTCAATGAAGCCCAGCTCTTCCGCCCCGCCTCGAACGCCAAGATCTTCACCACGGCCGCAGCCCTCGCGCTCCTCGGCCCAAACGCAACCGTCGAAACAGAGGTCCTCTCGCATGGCGTGTTCACAGGCAAGGAACATCTGGACGGCAGTCTCTATCTCTTCGGAAACGGAGACGCCAACCTCTCCGGCCGCAGGGTTCCCTACGCTCCCGGGACGGACGAGGCCCTTCCGCCGCTGCACAGCCTCGATGATCTCGCCGCTCAGGTCGCCCGCACCGGTCTCCGGTCTGTGACCGGAGATGTGATTGCCATCGGCGATCACTTCGGCAATGAACCCTACCCCAACGGCTGGTCCCAGGATGACATCCTCTGGGGCTACGGCGCGCCGGTCTCAGCCCTGGACATCAACGATAACGAGATCAAGCTGACCATCACTCCGGCCACGGAACTCAGCAGCCGGGCCACCATTGAGATGACCCCCGCTCTTCGTTACTACACCCTCTCGAACGATGTGATGACGACCGATACCGGCTCGGCAACCTCCATCGCAATCGAACGAACACCAGGCTCCAGGCTTCTTCACCTTTACGGACACATCGCCCTCAAGGCCAGCCCTGAGACAGACCACGTCGCCATCGAAGACCCCCCAGCCTATGCAGCCATGGCCTTGAAGCAGGCGCTTGAGCGCCAGGGCATCCTCATCGATGGCCATGCAATCGCGGAGCATGTCACCTCCCAAGATCCCCGAGGCTTCCGTGAGGTCTCCCGCCAGCCGCTGGACCTCCCCGCGATGATGTCGCTTGGCCGCGGAGTTGCTTCAGGTCTCTCTCCTTGTCCCGATCCATGTGATCCCGCAAAGATCTCAACAAACACGCTCCTCGGAAGCCTGACCTCCTCTACTCTGCTGGAAGACGTGATCCTGACCAACAAGTCCAGCATCAATCTGCACGCGGAGATCCTGCTCCGCCGTCTCGGCGACCGCATCTCACTCCCTGGGACCTTCGCCGAGGGCGCACGCGTCGTTCGACAGTTCCTGATCGACCGTGGCATCAGCGCCGATGACGTCACCCTCTACGACGGCTCCGGCCTCTCCACGTACGATCTCGTCACGCCACGGTCCATCATCAAGCTGCTCGCTTACGGCGCGGCCCAGCCCTGGGGCCCAGCTTGGAAGTCGTCGTTCCCCGTAGGCGGCGTAGACGGCACTCTGTCCGCTCGCTTCACCGGCCCGCTCAAAGGCCGCGTCTTCGCCAAGACCGGAACCCTGGGCGAGTCACGCGCCCTCAGCGGCTACCTCATCGCCGCCTCCGGCAAGACCCTCATCTTCTCCATCCTCGTCGACAACCACCTCCCCGGCTCGGCCGACCGCGTCGCCATGGACAAGATCGTCGCCGCCATCGCCGCCGGAAACTAA
- a CDS encoding pyridoxal phosphate-dependent aminotransferase translates to MPTATKNLHLSELAPRTVQSEIRAMSVACDAMGGVNLAQGICDTDPPEIVTEGAQKAIRDGHNIYTRLDGIPRLRKAISGQLARTHGIEADPEREILVTCGASGAFEAAVKALLNPGDEVLLFEPFYGYHAAMLRGNGCVPVPVAMTVSGEGEWRLDLEAVRAAVTSRTRAMMINTPSNPAGKVFTRTEIEGLAQIATERNLFVFTDEIYEHFVYGAARHLSPATIAGMRERTILMSGFSKTFSVTGWRIGYLVADAKWTPSIGYFHDLTYICAPAPLQHGVADGVEQLPASFYSGLATEHEVKRAMLVDALRKAGLTPHVPDGAYYILADCGPLLKGANAAEKARDLLRRTGVAAVAGSAFFRAGGGGENLLRFCFAKKDADLRDACARLERLAETE, encoded by the coding sequence ATGCCAACCGCCACCAAGAACCTGCACCTGAGCGAGCTCGCCCCCCGGACCGTGCAGTCCGAGATCCGTGCGATGAGCGTGGCCTGTGACGCGATGGGCGGCGTCAATCTGGCGCAAGGCATCTGCGATACGGACCCGCCGGAGATCGTCACCGAAGGCGCGCAGAAGGCCATCCGCGACGGCCACAACATCTACACGCGGCTCGATGGTATCCCACGCCTGCGCAAGGCAATATCCGGCCAACTGGCGCGAACGCACGGAATTGAAGCCGATCCGGAGCGCGAAATCCTGGTGACCTGCGGTGCCAGCGGAGCCTTTGAGGCGGCGGTAAAGGCATTGCTGAATCCGGGCGACGAGGTCCTGCTCTTCGAGCCCTTCTACGGCTACCACGCGGCCATGCTGCGCGGGAACGGTTGCGTTCCGGTGCCCGTCGCAATGACCGTCTCCGGGGAAGGTGAGTGGCGGCTGGACCTAGAAGCGGTGCGTGCTGCTGTGACGTCCAGGACGCGGGCCATGATGATCAACACGCCCTCGAATCCCGCAGGCAAGGTCTTCACCCGGACGGAGATCGAAGGCCTGGCCCAGATCGCAACCGAGCGTAACCTCTTCGTATTCACCGACGAGATCTACGAGCACTTCGTCTACGGCGCAGCCAGGCATCTGAGTCCCGCCACGATCGCCGGCATGCGCGAGCGGACGATCCTCATGTCCGGCTTTTCGAAGACCTTCTCGGTAACCGGCTGGCGAATCGGATATCTCGTCGCCGACGCCAAGTGGACTCCCTCCATCGGCTACTTCCATGACCTGACCTACATCTGTGCGCCTGCGCCGCTGCAGCATGGAGTGGCGGATGGGGTGGAACAGCTCCCCGCCAGCTTCTATAGCGGGCTGGCAACCGAGCATGAGGTCAAGCGAGCCATGCTGGTAGACGCCCTGCGCAAGGCAGGACTCACCCCGCACGTTCCGGATGGCGCGTACTACATCCTGGCCGATTGCGGCCCGCTGCTCAAGGGTGCGAACGCGGCGGAGAAGGCCAGGGACCTGCTGCGGCGAACGGGTGTCGCGGCGGTGGCTGGCTCAGCCTTCTTCCGTGCGGGCGGCGGCGGCGAGAACCTCCTGCGCTTCTGTTTCGCCAAGAAGGATGCCGATTTACGCGACGCGTGTGCCCGACTCGAACGGCTGGCCGAAACTGAGTAG
- the lipA gene encoding lipoyl synthase: MAPALELVQIDLSPKVPVRKPEWLKARAPGGETFHALKKMARDLNLHTVCESAHCPNIGECWNQKAATFMMLGNLCTRRCGFCAVPKGKPEPIDHDEPRRVAYAVAQLGLAHAVITSVNRDDDNLGAAQAFVEVIEQIRLQSAGTRIEVLTPDFQGNEQSLRMVVAAKPEILNHNIETVPRLYRIAKSGGKYPRSLRFLEQAKEIAAETGITQVTKTGIIVGMGEEMHELLAVFRDLADRKVDILTIGQYLRPSKDHLVMSRFYTPEEFAFLKQEALAMGFRHVESGPLVRSSYHAQEQAESTGLA; the protein is encoded by the coding sequence ATGGCACCCGCGCTCGAACTCGTTCAGATCGATCTCTCGCCCAAGGTTCCGGTACGTAAACCGGAGTGGCTGAAGGCCCGCGCACCAGGCGGCGAGACCTTCCACGCGCTGAAAAAGATGGCGCGCGACCTCAACCTCCACACCGTCTGCGAGAGCGCCCACTGCCCCAACATCGGCGAGTGCTGGAACCAGAAGGCCGCCACCTTCATGATGCTCGGCAACCTCTGCACCCGCCGCTGCGGCTTCTGCGCGGTGCCCAAGGGCAAGCCGGAGCCGATCGACCACGACGAGCCTCGCCGCGTGGCCTATGCTGTCGCACAGCTTGGACTTGCTCACGCCGTCATCACCAGCGTCAACCGTGACGACGACAATCTCGGCGCAGCACAGGCGTTCGTTGAGGTCATCGAGCAGATCCGGCTGCAATCCGCCGGCACTCGCATTGAGGTCCTCACGCCAGACTTTCAAGGCAACGAGCAGTCGTTGCGAATGGTCGTCGCAGCCAAGCCCGAAATCCTGAACCACAACATCGAGACCGTTCCCCGGCTGTACCGCATCGCGAAGTCGGGCGGAAAATACCCGCGTTCCCTGCGTTTTCTGGAGCAAGCGAAAGAGATCGCCGCTGAGACCGGCATCACCCAGGTCACCAAAACCGGCATCATCGTCGGAATGGGCGAAGAGATGCACGAACTGCTGGCTGTCTTTCGCGACTTGGCCGACCGCAAGGTAGATATCCTGACGATCGGGCAATACCTGCGCCCATCCAAGGATCACCTGGTCATGAGCCGCTTCTACACGCCCGAGGAGTTCGCCTTCCTGAAGCAGGAGGCTCTCGCAATGGGCTTCCGTCACGTCGAATCCGGCCCCCTGGTGCGTTCCAGCTATCACGCCCAGGAGCAGGCCGAGTCCACGGGGCTGGCTTAG
- a CDS encoding c-type cytochrome, with protein MKFTVPVLLATALLTGCHSTPPPTPLAQLNPQQMRGHDAFQTKCAVCHYDRRTGDLHGPSLLGVFKKPALPSGAAATDERVSATIIHGRNLMPAQGNHLETGDLEDLLAYLHTL; from the coding sequence ATGAAGTTTACCGTTCCAGTTCTGCTCGCCACAGCCCTCCTGACGGGCTGCCACTCCACCCCGCCCCCCACCCCCTTGGCTCAACTAAACCCTCAACAAATGCGCGGACATGACGCATTCCAGACCAAATGCGCCGTCTGCCATTACGACCGCCGCACCGGCGATCTGCACGGCCCATCCCTCCTCGGCGTCTTCAAAAAGCCTGCCCTCCCCAGCGGCGCAGCCGCCACGGACGAGCGCGTCTCCGCCACCATCATCCACGGCCGAAACCTCATGCCCGCACAAGGTAACCACTTGGAAACAGGCGACTTAGAAGACCTCCTCGCCTACCTGCACACCCTATGA
- the folP gene encoding dihydropteroate synthase produces the protein MPLGKRTVLMGIVNVTPDSFSDGGMLGSVAQVVDHALWLLDEGADLVDVGGESTRPGAIALHTDQEQARVLPVLEAILKARPEAIVSVDTYHAATARRAAEAGAEIINDVSGLMWDPEMAAVMEETQVGVVLMHARGRPQEWAGLPPLADAEILPLVLTGLRESVRAAETAGVRTERIVIDPGFGFGKHGAENFVLHAGLERLGEIALPMLVGTSRKRFLSAEVENRAAGTLASGVAAVLSGAHILRVHEVRAMRAATEVADGILRSNH, from the coding sequence ATGCCATTGGGCAAGCGGACCGTGTTGATGGGCATCGTGAACGTCACGCCCGACAGTTTTTCCGACGGCGGAATGCTCGGCTCGGTCGCGCAGGTGGTGGATCATGCGCTCTGGCTGCTGGACGAGGGGGCAGACCTGGTCGATGTGGGCGGAGAGTCGACGCGACCGGGCGCGATCGCACTGCATACGGATCAAGAGCAGGCGCGGGTCCTGCCGGTGCTGGAGGCGATCCTGAAGGCGAGGCCGGAGGCAATCGTCTCCGTGGACACCTACCACGCGGCGACAGCCCGGCGCGCAGCAGAGGCAGGCGCGGAGATCATCAACGACGTCTCCGGCCTCATGTGGGACCCGGAGATGGCGGCGGTCATGGAGGAGACCCAGGTCGGGGTGGTGCTGATGCACGCTCGCGGCCGGCCGCAGGAGTGGGCCGGGCTGCCGCCCCTTGCGGATGCAGAGATCTTGCCGCTGGTGCTGACAGGGCTCCGGGAGAGCGTGCGGGCAGCAGAGACGGCGGGCGTTCGGACTGAGCGAATCGTCATCGATCCAGGCTTTGGCTTCGGCAAGCACGGGGCGGAGAACTTCGTGCTACACGCGGGGCTCGAGAGGCTGGGAGAGATCGCGCTCCCGATGCTGGTAGGAACCTCCCGCAAGCGTTTTCTCAGCGCCGAAGTCGAGAACCGCGCAGCAGGCACCCTGGCCTCCGGGGTAGCCGCAGTGCTGAGCGGGGCTCACATTCTGCGAGTCCATGAGGTGCGGGCGATGCGGGCTGCAACTGAGGTGGCGGACGGGATCTTGAGGAGCAATCACTAG
- a CDS encoding type II toxin-antitoxin system RelE/ParE family toxin: MQLRWTPEAADNLEEIYDYYRNKSAVAAHPVIASIQAGLTQLQQFPYTGRLGIRPDTRELVLTGVPYLIVYRIRHDTVEILGIRHGARQIIQ; this comes from the coding sequence GTGCAATTACGTTGGACGCCTGAAGCTGCGGACAATCTCGAAGAGATTTACGACTACTACAGGAACAAGTCCGCCGTTGCCGCACATCCTGTGATCGCCTCCATTCAGGCAGGTCTCACTCAGTTACAGCAGTTTCCCTACACGGGAAGGCTCGGAATCCGGCCAGATACCCGTGAACTCGTCCTCACCGGCGTGCCTTACCTGATCGTCTATCGAATACGGCATGACACTGTTGAGATCCTAGGTATCCGGCATGGTGCTCGCCAGATTATTCAGTAG
- the frr gene encoding ribosome recycling factor, which translates to MASAMASIVALKDVHQQLKTRFEKTVDDFRANLLSARTGRASVHMLDQVKVDYYGTDTPISQVAQITTPEAQLILVQPWEQTLVTAIEKAIRTSNQGFNPMHDGRIIRVPIPPMNEERRKEAVKNLAGVLEGHKTSMRNIRRDGNELIKKAAKDKLISADDEKRANEEVQQLTDAEIKRLEDLFKAKEKELMTV; encoded by the coding sequence ATGGCTTCTGCGATGGCGAGCATTGTGGCTTTGAAGGATGTGCATCAGCAACTGAAGACTCGGTTTGAGAAGACGGTTGATGATTTTCGGGCGAACCTGTTGTCTGCTCGTACGGGCCGGGCCAGCGTACACATGCTCGACCAGGTCAAGGTGGACTACTACGGGACGGACACCCCCATCTCGCAGGTGGCGCAGATCACCACGCCGGAGGCGCAACTAATCCTCGTCCAGCCCTGGGAGCAGACGCTCGTGACGGCCATCGAGAAGGCCATCCGCACCTCAAACCAGGGCTTCAACCCCATGCACGACGGCCGCATCATCCGCGTGCCCATCCCGCCCATGAACGAGGAGCGGCGCAAGGAAGCAGTCAAGAACCTGGCCGGCGTACTCGAAGGCCACAAGACCTCCATGCGTAACATCCGCCGCGACGGCAACGAGCTGATCAAGAAGGCCGCAAAGGACAAGCTGATCTCCGCCGACGACGAAAAGCGTGCCAACGAAGAGGTTCAGCAGTTGACTGACGCCGAGATCAAGCGGCTCGAAGACCTGTTCAAGGCCAAAGAAAAGGAACTGATGACAGTCTGA